Proteins encoded in a region of the Sphingomonas jaspsi DSM 18422 genome:
- the ettA gene encoding energy-dependent translational throttle protein EttA, which yields MAAQYAFVMKGMTKSFPGAQKPVLNNINLQFYQGAKIGIVGPNGAGKSTLMKIMAGIDTEFSGEAWPGENITVGYLPQEPELDPTKTVLENVKDGAREVADMVDRFNAISAEMGDPKDDTDFDALMEEMGELQGKIDAVDGWTLDNQLEVAMEALRCPPGDWSVENLSGGEKRRIALTRLLIQKPSILLLDEPTNHLDAESVQWLENHLKEYAGAVLMITHDRYFLDNVVEWILELDRGSYYPYEGNYSTYLEKKAKRLEQESREESGKQKALARELEWIRQTPAARQSKSKARIRKFEQLQEAQDDRRIGKAQIVIQVPERLGGKVIEVNNISKAYGDKLLFEDLSFTLPPGGIVGVIGPNGAGKSTLFKLLTGKEQPDTGTISLGETVRLGFVDQSRDHLDPKKNVWEEISDGLDYMKVNGQDTSTRAYVGAFNFKGQDQQKNVGKLSGGERNRVHMAKMLKEGGNVLLLDEPTNDLDVETLGALEDAIENFAGCAVVISHDRFFLDRLATHILAFEGDSHVEWFEGNFEAYEEDKRRRLGDAADRPTRLAYKKLSR from the coding sequence ATGGCCGCTCAATATGCTTTCGTCATGAAGGGCATGACCAAGTCCTTCCCCGGCGCGCAAAAGCCGGTGCTGAACAACATCAACCTCCAGTTCTACCAGGGTGCCAAAATCGGCATCGTCGGTCCGAACGGGGCGGGTAAGTCGACACTGATGAAAATCATGGCGGGCATCGACACCGAATTTTCGGGCGAAGCATGGCCGGGCGAGAACATCACGGTCGGTTACCTGCCGCAGGAGCCCGAGCTCGACCCGACCAAGACCGTGCTTGAGAACGTCAAGGACGGCGCGCGCGAAGTTGCGGACATGGTCGATCGCTTCAATGCCATTTCAGCGGAGATGGGCGATCCCAAGGACGACACCGACTTCGATGCGCTGATGGAAGAGATGGGTGAGCTGCAGGGCAAGATCGACGCGGTCGATGGCTGGACGCTCGACAACCAGCTCGAAGTCGCGATGGAAGCGCTGCGCTGTCCGCCGGGCGACTGGAGCGTGGAGAATCTGTCGGGTGGTGAAAAGCGCCGCATCGCGCTGACCCGGCTGCTGATCCAGAAGCCGTCGATCCTGCTGCTCGACGAACCGACCAACCACCTCGACGCCGAAAGCGTCCAGTGGCTGGAAAACCACCTCAAGGAATATGCCGGCGCGGTGCTGATGATCACCCACGACCGCTACTTCCTCGACAATGTGGTGGAATGGATCCTCGAACTCGACCGCGGAAGCTATTATCCGTACGAAGGAAACTACTCCACCTATCTGGAAAAGAAGGCGAAGCGCCTCGAGCAGGAAAGCCGCGAGGAAAGCGGCAAGCAAAAGGCGCTGGCCCGCGAACTGGAATGGATCCGGCAAACCCCGGCGGCGCGCCAGAGCAAATCGAAGGCGCGTATCCGCAAGTTCGAACAGCTGCAGGAAGCGCAGGATGACCGGCGCATCGGCAAGGCCCAGATCGTCATCCAGGTGCCCGAGCGCCTTGGCGGCAAGGTCATTGAGGTGAACAACATCTCCAAGGCCTATGGCGACAAGCTGCTGTTCGAAGACCTGTCGTTCACCTTGCCGCCGGGCGGCATCGTGGGCGTCATCGGGCCGAACGGTGCGGGCAAGTCGACCCTGTTCAAACTGCTGACCGGCAAGGAACAGCCTGACACCGGCACGATCAGCCTGGGCGAGACCGTGCGCCTCGGCTTCGTCGACCAGAGCCGCGACCATCTCGATCCCAAGAAGAATGTCTGGGAAGAGATTTCGGACGGGCTCGATTACATGAAGGTCAATGGCCAGGATACGTCGACTCGCGCCTATGTCGGCGCGTTTAACTTCAAGGGTCAGGACCAGCAGAAGAACGTCGGTAAGCTTTCGGGCGGTGAGCGTAACCGCGTCCACATGGCCAAGATGTTGAAGGAGGGCGGCAACGTCCTGCTGCTCGACGAACCGACCAACGATCTCGACGTCGAAACGCTGGGTGCGCTGGAAGACGCGATCGAAAATTTCGCGGGCTGCGCCGTGGTCATCAGCCACGACCGCTTCTTCCTCGATCGCCTGGCGACGCACATCCTGGCGTTCGAAGGCGACAGCCACGTCGAATGGTTCGAAGGCAATTTCGAAGCCTATGAGGAAGACAAGCGCCGCCGCCTTGGTGACGCGGCGGATCGACCCACGCGCCTCGCCTACAAGAAGCTGAGCCGGTAA
- a CDS encoding DoxX family protein, whose product MENPIVEPGGWSERYASEVLSILRIVTAALFLQHGMTKILGFPWSSASLPSMWSLLWVAGLIELVGSLLLLIGLFSRPVALLLSGEMAVGYFMIHAPQSTYPMLNGGESAVLFCFIFLYIAFEGAGPWSIDAILKRKHSEAGDGYYAAKHQTVVD is encoded by the coding sequence ATGGAAAATCCGATCGTCGAACCGGGCGGCTGGTCAGAACGCTATGCCAGCGAGGTCCTCAGTATCCTTCGTATCGTCACGGCCGCGCTGTTCCTGCAGCATGGCATGACGAAAATCCTCGGCTTCCCATGGTCATCGGCCAGCCTGCCGTCGATGTGGAGCCTGCTGTGGGTGGCCGGGCTCATCGAATTGGTGGGTAGCCTGCTATTGCTTATTGGCCTGTTCTCGCGACCCGTCGCCCTGCTGCTGTCGGGGGAAATGGCGGTAGGCTATTTCATGATCCATGCGCCGCAGAGCACCTACCCGATGCTCAACGGCGGTGAATCGGCAGTGCTGTTCTGCTTCATCTTCTTATACATCGCGTTCGAGGGCGCCGGGCCTTGGAGCATCGACGCGATCCTGAAGAGGAAGCACAGCGAGGCGGGTGACGGATATTACGCCGCCAAACACCAGACAGTAGTTGATTGA